A window of the Tursiops truncatus isolate mTurTru1 chromosome 14, mTurTru1.mat.Y, whole genome shotgun sequence genome harbors these coding sequences:
- the FIGLA gene encoding factor in the germline alpha, which translates to MDAAPALLRAPPAEVLEDVLREQFGPLPQLAAVCRLKRLPSGGYSSTEDLQLVLERRRVANAKERERIKNLNRGFAKLKALVPFLPQSRKPSKVDILKGATEYIQVLSDVLEGAKDSEKQDPDHQNCSNNTSEPHMSLARELSRNIPHAGCAVGLKNEEEGSWADGGNGSLKYAK; encoded by the exons ATGGACGCCGCGCCGGCGCTCCTGAGGGCCCCACCGGCCGAGGTGCTGGAAGACGTGCTGCGGGAGCAGTTCGGGCCGTTGCCCCAGTTGGCCGCCGTCTGCCGGCTCAAGCGGCTGCCGTCGGGCGGCTACTCGTCCACGGAGGACCTGCAGTTGGTGCTGGAGCGGCGGCGCGTGGCCAACGCCAAGGAGCGCGAGCGG ATAAAAAATCTCAACCGTGGTTTTGCCAAACTGAAGGCGCTGGTGCCATTTCTCCCCCAAAGCAGGAAGCCTAGCAAAGTTGATATCCTCAAAGGTGCAACTGAATACATACAAGTTCTCAGTGATGTTTTGGAAGGAGCCAAAGACTCTGAG AAACAAGACCCAGATCATCAGAACTGTAGCAACAATACTTCTGAACCACATATGTCCTTGGCTAGAGAGCTATCGAGAAATATACCACACGCCGGTTGTGCTGTGGGCTTGAAGAATGAGGAGGAAGGGTCCTGGGCAGATGGCGGCAATG